A DNA window from Bacteroides cellulosilyticus contains the following coding sequences:
- a CDS encoding TIM-barrel domain-containing protein, with the protein MKLKNTSVCLLAGWMLMACSGGGYEKTSNGIIVNVEQQQPTDVRKVKVEVMGEKLIHVSATPEKNFSKAESLIIVPQKDKTDFSVEESEDAVSVKTSEVCAIVSKATGEVRFTDASGNLILAEDEKGRSFQPIEVQGTKAYTVRQVFQSPDDEAFYGLGQHQADEFNYKGKNEELFQYNTKVSVPFIVSNKNYGILWDSYSLCRFGDPRDYAQLSTVFKLYDKEGKEGALTGTYVPSQKSTAETLVRREDSVYFEHLKSEDLSKVVNLPEGFPFMGSQVTYEGEIEPMESGRFRFILYYAGYTKVYIDGELVVPERWRTAWNPNSYKFAVDLKAGKRVPLKIEWIPDGYVSYCGLRALSPVSAEEQNKQSWWGEMQNEIDYYFVYGEDMDEVISGYRALTGKSQIMPKWAMGYWQSRERYKTQEEILDALKEFRKRQIPIDNIVLDWSYWPENAWGSHEFDKARFPDPKGMVDSIHALNAKMMISVWPKFYMTTEHYKEFDEKGWMYQQAVKDSIRDWIGPGYVGSFYDAYAEGARKLFWKQMEDHLYPLGIDAWWMDASEPNVRDCTDLAYRKALCGPTALGPSDQYFNAYALMNAEAIYDGQRAVDNDKRVFLLTRSGFAGLQRYSTATWSGDIATRWEDMKAQISAGLNFAVSGIPYWTMDIGGFCVEKRYEDGQKEFNRTGKENADYKEWRELNTRWYQFGAFCPLFRAHGQYPFREVWNIAPEGHPAYSSIVYYTKLRYTMMPYIYSLAGMTYFDDYTIMRPLVMDFTADTKVNNISDQFMFGPALMAAPVYEYGARNREVYFPATCGWYDFYTGKYMAGGQQLKVDAPYERMPLYVREGAIVPYGPEMQYSDEKPAEEITLYVYAGKDGEFTLYEDEGVNYNYEKGQYATIPFTYNDAEGTLTIGDRAGEFPGMLKERIFNVVKVSKDKPQPFDAKAKGTVVKYDGKEQKVKLY; encoded by the coding sequence ATGAAATTGAAAAACACTTCAGTTTGTTTGCTCGCAGGATGGATGCTGATGGCATGCTCCGGAGGCGGGTATGAGAAGACGAGTAACGGCATTATTGTAAATGTCGAACAACAGCAACCGACGGATGTGCGAAAGGTGAAGGTTGAAGTAATGGGAGAGAAGTTGATTCATGTGTCGGCCACTCCCGAAAAAAACTTTTCAAAGGCGGAAAGCCTGATTATAGTTCCCCAAAAAGATAAGACGGACTTCAGCGTGGAAGAAAGTGAAGATGCCGTTTCGGTAAAAACCTCAGAGGTGTGCGCCATTGTATCCAAAGCTACGGGTGAAGTACGTTTTACCGATGCTTCCGGTAACCTGATTTTGGCGGAAGATGAGAAAGGCAGGAGTTTCCAGCCTATCGAAGTGCAGGGAACAAAGGCGTATACGGTACGTCAGGTATTCCAGTCACCCGATGATGAGGCGTTCTACGGACTGGGACAACACCAGGCTGATGAATTCAACTATAAAGGTAAGAACGAGGAACTTTTCCAGTATAATACAAAGGTTTCCGTACCTTTTATCGTTTCCAATAAGAATTACGGTATTCTGTGGGATAGTTATTCGCTTTGCCGTTTCGGCGATCCGCGTGATTATGCACAGTTAAGCACTGTTTTCAAACTCTATGATAAGGAGGGTAAGGAAGGCGCTTTGACAGGAACATACGTACCCTCTCAGAAATCAACAGCGGAAACACTGGTACGCCGGGAAGATTCTGTTTATTTTGAGCATCTGAAATCGGAAGATTTGTCGAAAGTCGTGAACTTACCAGAAGGATTTCCTTTCATGGGTTCACAGGTGACGTATGAAGGCGAAATTGAGCCGATGGAGAGCGGTCGGTTCCGTTTTATCCTTTATTATGCAGGATATACGAAGGTATATATTGACGGTGAACTGGTGGTTCCCGAACGTTGGCGTACGGCTTGGAACCCGAACAGTTATAAGTTTGCCGTAGATTTGAAAGCCGGTAAACGTGTTCCATTGAAAATTGAATGGATTCCTGATGGATATGTATCCTATTGCGGTTTGCGTGCATTGTCTCCTGTATCTGCTGAAGAACAGAACAAACAGTCGTGGTGGGGAGAAATGCAGAATGAAATCGATTATTATTTTGTTTATGGCGAGGATATGGACGAGGTAATCAGTGGATACCGTGCTTTGACCGGAAAATCACAAATCATGCCGAAGTGGGCGATGGGATACTGGCAGAGCCGCGAACGTTATAAGACGCAGGAAGAAATACTGGATGCTTTGAAGGAATTCCGTAAACGTCAGATTCCCATTGATAATATTGTGCTCGACTGGAGCTACTGGCCGGAAAATGCCTGGGGCAGTCATGAGTTCGACAAAGCTCGTTTCCCTGATCCGAAAGGAATGGTAGATTCTATTCATGCCCTGAATGCCAAGATGATGATTTCCGTTTGGCCAAAATTCTATATGACTACGGAACATTATAAAGAGTTTGATGAAAAAGGCTGGATGTATCAGCAGGCCGTTAAAGACAGCATCCGTGACTGGATTGGCCCCGGCTACGTCGGTTCTTTCTATGATGCTTATGCTGAGGGTGCACGGAAGCTGTTCTGGAAACAGATGGAAGATCATCTTTATCCCCTCGGAATTGATGCCTGGTGGATGGATGCCAGTGAACCGAATGTACGCGACTGTACGGATTTGGCTTACCGGAAAGCTTTGTGTGGTCCGACTGCTCTCGGCCCGTCCGATCAATATTTCAATGCGTATGCGTTGATGAATGCTGAGGCTATTTATGACGGGCAACGTGCCGTAGACAATGACAAGCGTGTATTCTTGCTGACTCGTTCGGGATTTGCCGGATTGCAACGTTATTCTACCGCAACATGGAGTGGCGATATCGCTACCCGTTGGGAAGATATGAAGGCACAGATTTCTGCCGGGCTGAATTTTGCAGTCAGCGGTATTCCTTACTGGACAATGGACATTGGCGGATTTTGCGTAGAAAAACGCTATGAAGACGGACAAAAGGAATTCAACAGGACCGGAAAAGAGAATGCGGACTATAAGGAATGGCGTGAGTTGAATACACGTTGGTATCAGTTTGGCGCATTCTGCCCGTTGTTCCGTGCACATGGACAGTATCCGTTCCGTGAGGTGTGGAATATAGCTCCCGAAGGACATCCGGCTTATAGTTCTATAGTGTATTATACGAAGTTGCGCTATACGATGATGCCTTATATTTATTCATTGGCCGGGATGACTTATTTTGATGATTATACGATTATGCGTCCGCTGGTAATGGACTTTACGGCAGATACAAAGGTGAATAATATCAGTGACCAGTTTATGTTCGGTCCGGCGTTGATGGCGGCTCCGGTGTATGAGTATGGTGCACGCAATCGGGAGGTCTATTTCCCGGCAACTTGCGGTTGGTATGATTTCTATACCGGTAAGTACATGGCTGGTGGGCAACAGTTGAAGGTGGACGCTCCCTATGAACGCATGCCGCTCTATGTACGCGAAGGGGCTATTGTGCCTTACGGACCGGAAATGCAGTATAGTGATGAGAAGCCTGCGGAAGAAATTACACTGTATGTATATGCGGGTAAAGATGGTGAGTTCACTTTGTACGAGGATGAAGGTGTGAATTACAACTACGAAAAAGGACAGTATGCCACTATCCCGTTTACTTACAATGATGCGGAAGGCACTCTGACTATTGGTGACCGTGCAGGAGAATTTCCCGGTATGCTGAAAGAACGTATATTCAACGTTGTAAAGGTAAGTAAGGATAAGCCGCAACCTTTTGACGCGAAGGCTAAGGGTACGGTGGTGAAGTATGATGGGAAGGAACAGAAGGTGAAGCTGTATTAA
- a CDS encoding hybrid sensor histidine kinase/response regulator transcription factor, translated as MKRLILLIVSVVVACFSAFSHDFMFKHLEVKDGMPSNQINAIYKDSRGFMWFGTAAGLARYDGYRFKIFRSTDNASTSLPDNYIEKIVEDGEGRLWIRTGENGYVIYNWDTESFVCDVRSRMWDIGIDGTPRYVFVDKQKNTWFAVDGKGCYCYRPGEKNAVSLPFGEKGIPEGVIIDMAECKDGILLVYDNGRVICIDRETVRVKWTLTDIAEHMGTRTEIFFLYVDKDEDLWIYGAPGVWAYDLSDRKWHSQWNFSDRGQAHIVAIAQDKQGRIWFGKDQDGIDIWNKATGETVSLTYDVDDERGLPNNTINVLYEDEGGVMWIGTYKKSVAYYDEGIFKFGINHLGDINCLEESNDGSLWLGTNDAGLIRWNPKTDEKKLYAYSPGGNSIASNVIVSLLQAKDGKLWIGTFWEGLDCFDGNRFVHYRNRPGDDNSLANNNVWSLAEDKNGNIWIGTLGGGLQCLNPGTGEFTTYKISNSGIISNHIASLCMSRDNRLIIGTSSTGVSIMDLTTRKITNLVGNQSGSIRFSNQSINQVYEDSRGLIWVGTREGLNLYNPKNDHLQVVPLSRNDSRVFITGIVEDDNKNMWVTTANGVVNVIPSIDTKNGDYTFNYYRYDDKDGLQGCEFNQRSIKRLSSGEIAMGGMYGLNTFRPENIKYNRTLPKVMFTGFQLFNEEVEVGKEYGGRVLLRESLNKAREVKLDYKQNVFTVLFASDNYVLPEKTQYLYKLEGFNEDWMTGAADMHRVTYTNLAPGTYTLKVKAINSDGFAGTEESSLKIVILPPFWMTPWAYVLYAMLLIGTLLLARNAVLRRERNKFRIQQMEREAERNEEVNQMKFRFFTNVSHELRTPLTLIISPLEGMMKETHDERKLDQLKLMHRNALRLLNLVNQLLDFRKNEVAGLHLNLSEGEVVSYVHSICNSFLMLSEKKNVHLTFFSAIESLNMSFDEDKIGKVVMNLLSNAFKFTPDGGRVDVSLELIKGTTETLEIKVSDTGVGISDLDKERIFERFYQSERKGDSNPSTGSGIGLSLVRDYVTLHGGVVRVFDNVGTGSVFVVDIPVKHSVVNVATPLSEEAAEEDAVALASVEDLNEEERKKPLALIVDDNEDFVSFMRYTLSLYFRIESAGNGKIAWQMIPELMPDIIVCDVMMPEMDGNELCRWVKADKRTSNIPFVLLTAKQSVENKVEGLTIGADDYVTKPFNMEVLILRMRKLIDLSSKNKLRTRIDPEPSEIVITSMDEKLIENAIKYVETHIARPDLSVEELSHELGMSRVHLYKKLLQITGKTPIEFIRIIRLKRAAQLLRESQQNVSEVAYQVGFNNPKYFSKYFKDEFGVLPSVYQEKEGK; from the coding sequence ATGAAGAGATTGATTTTACTTATCGTTTCAGTCGTTGTGGCATGTTTCTCTGCCTTTTCACACGACTTTATGTTCAAACATCTGGAGGTTAAGGACGGAATGCCCAGCAACCAAATCAATGCCATTTATAAAGATTCAAGAGGCTTTATGTGGTTCGGTACCGCTGCCGGACTGGCTCGTTATGACGGATATCGTTTCAAGATATTCCGGAGCACGGACAATGCTTCTACGTCTTTGCCCGACAACTATATTGAGAAGATAGTGGAAGACGGTGAGGGGCGTTTATGGATACGGACGGGAGAAAACGGATATGTCATTTATAACTGGGATACGGAGAGCTTTGTCTGTGATGTTCGTTCCCGGATGTGGGATATAGGGATAGATGGGACTCCTCGCTATGTATTTGTCGACAAGCAAAAGAATACATGGTTTGCCGTAGACGGGAAAGGGTGCTATTGCTATCGGCCCGGTGAAAAGAATGCTGTATCCCTGCCTTTCGGTGAGAAAGGGATACCCGAAGGTGTCATTATAGACATGGCCGAATGTAAGGATGGCATTCTGCTGGTATATGATAACGGACGTGTAATCTGTATCGACCGTGAGACGGTACGTGTAAAATGGACTTTGACAGATATTGCAGAGCACATGGGAACGCGTACTGAAATATTCTTCCTGTACGTGGATAAGGATGAAGATTTATGGATATATGGTGCCCCGGGTGTATGGGCTTATGATTTGTCTGACAGGAAGTGGCATTCACAATGGAATTTCAGCGATAGAGGTCAGGCACATATCGTAGCAATAGCTCAGGATAAGCAGGGGCGTATTTGGTTTGGGAAGGACCAGGATGGCATCGATATCTGGAATAAGGCGACTGGTGAAACGGTCTCGCTTACGTATGATGTGGATGATGAACGCGGTTTGCCCAATAATACCATCAATGTGCTTTATGAAGATGAAGGCGGTGTGATGTGGATAGGTACTTATAAGAAAAGTGTGGCTTATTACGATGAGGGCATTTTTAAGTTCGGCATCAACCACTTGGGAGATATTAACTGTCTGGAAGAAAGTAATGACGGTTCGTTGTGGCTGGGTACCAATGACGCCGGGCTGATACGTTGGAATCCGAAGACGGATGAAAAGAAATTGTATGCATACTCGCCGGGAGGAAACTCTATTGCTTCGAATGTCATTGTAAGTTTGTTACAAGCTAAGGACGGCAAACTCTGGATAGGGACATTTTGGGAAGGATTGGATTGTTTCGACGGCAATCGCTTCGTGCATTACCGGAACAGACCGGGAGATGATAATTCGCTGGCTAATAACAATGTCTGGTCATTGGCAGAAGATAAGAACGGAAATATCTGGATTGGAACCTTGGGAGGTGGTTTGCAATGTCTGAATCCGGGGACAGGTGAGTTCACCACCTATAAGATAAGCAACTCCGGGATTATTTCCAATCATATAGCCTCTTTATGTATGAGTCGTGATAATCGTTTGATAATCGGTACTTCTTCTACGGGGGTATCCATTATGGATCTGACTACCCGGAAAATAACGAATCTGGTAGGCAACCAGTCGGGAAGTATCCGCTTTTCCAATCAGAGCATTAACCAGGTCTATGAGGATAGCCGGGGATTGATATGGGTGGGAACACGTGAAGGACTGAATCTCTATAACCCGAAGAACGACCATTTACAGGTAGTTCCTCTTTCGCGGAACGATTCTAGGGTATTTATTACCGGTATCGTAGAAGATGATAATAAAAATATGTGGGTGACTACGGCCAATGGTGTAGTGAATGTAATTCCTTCTATCGATACAAAAAACGGAGATTATACTTTCAACTATTACAGGTATGATGATAAGGACGGTTTGCAGGGCTGTGAGTTCAATCAACGTTCCATTAAACGTCTTTCCTCGGGTGAGATTGCAATGGGAGGTATGTATGGATTGAATACCTTCAGACCGGAGAATATCAAATATAACCGGACGTTGCCCAAGGTGATGTTTACCGGCTTCCAGCTTTTCAATGAAGAAGTGGAGGTTGGAAAGGAGTATGGTGGACGTGTTTTGCTGCGTGAGTCGCTGAATAAAGCCAGAGAGGTGAAACTTGATTATAAACAGAATGTCTTTACTGTATTGTTTGCATCGGATAATTACGTCTTGCCTGAGAAAACCCAGTATCTGTATAAACTGGAGGGCTTTAATGAGGATTGGATGACAGGTGCGGCTGATATGCACCGCGTTACTTATACGAATCTGGCACCCGGTACTTATACGCTGAAAGTAAAGGCCATCAATAGTGATGGATTTGCCGGAACAGAAGAGTCAAGTCTTAAAATAGTAATCCTGCCACCTTTCTGGATGACGCCCTGGGCGTATGTTCTGTATGCTATGCTATTGATAGGCACATTGCTTCTCGCCCGCAATGCTGTGCTGCGCCGTGAACGCAATAAGTTCAGGATACAACAGATGGAACGTGAAGCGGAGCGGAATGAAGAAGTCAATCAGATGAAATTCCGTTTCTTTACCAATGTGAGCCATGAACTGCGTACACCGCTGACGTTGATCATTTCTCCGTTGGAAGGAATGATGAAAGAAACCCATGACGAACGGAAGCTGGATCAACTGAAGTTGATGCATCGTAATGCATTGCGGTTGCTGAATCTTGTGAACCAATTACTTGATTTCCGTAAAAATGAGGTGGCAGGGTTGCATTTGAATCTTTCGGAGGGGGAGGTTGTGTCGTATGTTCACTCTATATGCAACTCATTCCTGATGCTTTCGGAAAAGAAAAACGTGCATCTCACTTTTTTCTCGGCAATCGAATCGCTGAATATGTCGTTCGATGAGGATAAGATAGGTAAGGTAGTGATGAATCTGCTTTCTAATGCATTTAAGTTTACTCCGGATGGAGGGCGGGTGGATGTTTCTCTTGAACTGATAAAAGGAACTACGGAAACATTGGAAATCAAAGTATCCGATACGGGGGTAGGTATCAGTGACCTTGATAAAGAACGCATATTCGAACGTTTCTATCAATCGGAGCGTAAAGGTGATAGTAACCCCAGTACGGGGAGTGGTATCGGTTTGAGCCTGGTACGTGATTACGTTACGCTGCATGGCGGTGTGGTGCGCGTGTTCGACAATGTGGGTACGGGCAGTGTATTTGTGGTAGATATTCCGGTGAAACATTCGGTGGTGAACGTAGCGACTCCACTCTCGGAAGAAGCTGCGGAAGAGGATGCGGTGGCACTTGCTTCGGTGGAAGATTTGAATGAAGAAGAACGGAAGAAGCCACTTGCACTGATTGTGGATGATAATGAAGATTTTGTTTCTTTCATGCGCTATACATTAAGTCTGTATTTCCGCATAGAATCTGCCGGAAACGGAAAGATAGCCTGGCAGATGATACCGGAACTGATGCCGGATATCATCGTTTGTGATGTGATGATGCCTGAAATGGACGGGAACGAACTGTGTCGTTGGGTGAAGGCTGACAAGCGTACAAGTAATATTCCGTTTGTGTTGCTTACGGCCAAGCAATCCGTAGAGAATAAGGTGGAAGGCCTGACGATTGGTGCGGATGACTATGTGACGAAACCTTTCAATATGGAGGTACTGATTTTGCGCATGCGCAAACTGATAGATTTGAGTAGCAAAAATAAACTTCGCACCCGTATTGATCCCGAACCGAGTGAAATCGTTATCACTTCAATGGACGAGAAGCTGATTGAGAATGCGATAAAGTATGTGGAGACGCATATTGCCCGTCCCGATTTATCTGTGGAAGAATTGAGTCATGAACTGGGCATGAGCCGGGTGCATCTCTATAAAAAGCTGTTGCAGATTACCGGTAAAACTCCGATAGAATTTATTCGTATTATCCGACTGAAACGTGCGGCACAACTTCTGCGCGAGAGCCAGCAGAATGTGTCGGAGGTTGCCTATCAGGTGGGCTTCAATAACCCTAAATATTTCAGTAAGTATTTCAAGGATGAATTCGGCGTTTTACCCTCTGTATATCAGGAAAAGGAGGGTAAATAA
- a CDS encoding sugar-binding domain-containing protein: MKRLLLIQISCFLLFLTVGSCTSAEKMTNDRRQDFTADWTFHLGDDSAASRPDYDDTAWRILNLPHDWAIEGEFSRDNPSGTGGGALPGGIGWYRKTFTVDKADEGKRLYIDFDGVYMNSEVFINGHSLGVRPYGYVSFSYDLTPYIKWGGKNVVAVRVDNGEQPNSRWYSGCGIYRNVWLTKLNPVHIAQWGTFITAEDVSKNSARLNIRTKIQYDAAAQLQDSVKQADGTYVVFDSEIVPLADVVLQSRLMDAEGNVVGEVASELQVIPTCLNEVEQEIVVKNPNLWSVNTPYIYKVNSILIDKITGKVLDNYCTNTGIRTFRFDAQKGFILNGERLKINGVCMHHDLGCLGAAVNIRAIERQLEILQEMGCNGIRCSHNPPSPELLDLCDRMGFIVMDETFDMWRKRKTAHDYSRYFNEWHERDLTDLILRDRNHPSVFIWSIGNEVLEQWSDAKADTLTLEQANLILNFGHDQSMLAKEGEMSVNSLLTKKLADMVKALDSTRPVTAGCNEPNPNNHLFRSGVLDLIGFNYHDDWFAGVPEKFPGKPFIVAESVSALMTRGYYRMPSDETVICPERWDKPYFDDSFSCSSYDNCHVPWGNSHEGTMRHVKNNDFISGQYVWTGFDYLGEPTPYGWPARSSYFGIVDLAGFPKDVYYLYQSEWHPEKKVLHLFPHWNWTPGQDIDMWAYYNNADEVELFVNGESQGVRTKGKDDFHVVWRVKYEPGVVKVVSRKDGKTVLEKEIHTAGEPAQIRLTADRNEIKSDGRDLSFVTVEVLDKDGNLCPNADNQIMFDVQGAGFIAGVDNGSPVSMEKFKADHRRAFYGKCLVVVQSDGKSGGIKLTATSEGLKTAVTAIKAK; the protein is encoded by the coding sequence ATGAAAAGATTATTGCTAATACAAATATCCTGTTTTCTTCTTTTTCTGACGGTGGGAAGCTGCACTTCCGCTGAGAAGATGACGAATGACCGTCGACAGGATTTCACCGCTGACTGGACTTTCCATCTGGGAGATGACTCTGCGGCATCCCGTCCCGATTATGACGACACGGCATGGCGGATCCTCAATCTTCCACATGACTGGGCCATTGAAGGAGAGTTCAGCAGGGATAATCCTTCCGGAACAGGAGGCGGGGCATTACCCGGTGGTATCGGTTGGTATCGCAAAACGTTTACTGTTGACAAAGCGGATGAAGGCAAGCGCCTGTATATTGATTTTGACGGTGTATATATGAATTCGGAAGTTTTCATCAACGGTCATTCCCTCGGTGTGCGTCCTTATGGATATGTCTCGTTCAGTTACGATCTGACTCCCTATATCAAGTGGGGCGGAAAGAATGTAGTTGCCGTACGTGTGGACAATGGGGAACAACCTAATTCCCGCTGGTATTCGGGATGTGGCATCTACCGTAATGTATGGCTTACGAAACTTAACCCCGTGCATATAGCGCAATGGGGTACTTTTATCACGGCGGAAGATGTGTCGAAGAACAGTGCCCGGCTAAACATACGTACTAAAATACAGTATGATGCGGCCGCTCAACTGCAAGATTCCGTGAAGCAGGCGGATGGCACGTATGTTGTTTTTGACTCGGAAATTGTTCCCCTGGCAGATGTCGTGTTGCAGTCACGGCTGATGGATGCGGAAGGGAATGTTGTGGGTGAGGTTGCATCGGAACTGCAAGTGATACCTACCTGTCTGAACGAGGTAGAACAGGAAATTGTAGTGAAGAACCCTAATCTCTGGAGCGTGAACACTCCTTATATATATAAGGTGAACAGTATCCTTATTGATAAGATAACCGGTAAGGTACTGGATAATTACTGTACGAATACCGGTATCCGTACCTTCCGTTTTGATGCACAGAAAGGATTTATTCTGAATGGAGAACGGCTGAAGATTAATGGTGTATGTATGCATCACGATCTGGGGTGTCTTGGGGCGGCAGTCAATATCCGCGCTATCGAGCGTCAGCTGGAGATACTGCAAGAAATGGGCTGTAACGGCATTCGCTGTTCTCATAATCCTCCCTCACCGGAACTACTCGATCTTTGTGACCGTATGGGATTTATCGTAATGGATGAGACGTTCGATATGTGGCGCAAAAGAAAAACGGCTCATGACTATTCCCGCTACTTCAACGAGTGGCACGAACGCGATTTGACGGATTTGATACTTCGCGACCGTAACCATCCTTCTGTTTTCATTTGGAGCATCGGTAACGAAGTGCTGGAACAATGGTCGGATGCAAAAGCGGATACGCTGACCTTGGAACAAGCGAACCTGATTCTGAATTTTGGTCATGATCAGAGTATGCTGGCGAAAGAAGGTGAGATGAGCGTGAACTCTTTACTGACGAAGAAACTGGCAGATATGGTAAAAGCCCTCGATTCTACTCGTCCCGTTACGGCTGGCTGTAATGAACCGAACCCGAATAATCACTTGTTCCGTTCGGGAGTATTAGATCTCATCGGCTTCAATTACCATGATGATTGGTTTGCCGGTGTGCCCGAGAAATTTCCCGGTAAACCCTTCATTGTGGCGGAAAGTGTATCAGCACTGATGACACGTGGCTACTACCGGATGCCGAGTGACGAAACTGTTATTTGTCCTGAACGTTGGGATAAACCTTATTTTGATGATAGTTTCTCCTGTTCTTCGTATGATAACTGTCATGTACCTTGGGGGAACAGCCATGAGGGCACGATGCGCCACGTGAAAAATAATGATTTTATCAGCGGACAGTATGTCTGGACCGGGTTTGACTATTTGGGTGAACCGACTCCTTACGGTTGGCCTGCCCGTAGCTCTTATTTCGGCATTGTCGATCTGGCCGGTTTCCCGAAAGATGTGTATTATCTCTATCAGTCGGAATGGCATCCGGAGAAAAAGGTATTGCACCTTTTTCCGCATTGGAACTGGACACCGGGACAGGATATAGATATGTGGGCTTATTATAATAATGCGGATGAGGTGGAGCTTTTTGTAAATGGCGAGTCACAGGGCGTGCGTACAAAAGGTAAGGATGATTTTCATGTCGTATGGCGTGTGAAGTATGAACCGGGTGTGGTAAAAGTCGTTTCCCGCAAGGATGGAAAAACGGTATTGGAAAAGGAAATACATACAGCCGGAGAACCTGCACAGATACGCTTGACGGCTGATCGGAATGAAATCAAATCAGATGGCAGAGATCTTAGTTTTGTAACAGTGGAAGTACTGGATAAAGATGGTAATCTTTGTCCGAATGCCGATAATCAGATCATGTTCGATGTGCAAGGTGCAGGATTCATTGCCGGTGTAGACAATGGTAGTCCTGTTTCAATGGAGAAATTCAAAGCTGATCATCGCAGGGCTTTCTATGGGAAGTGCCTGGTGGTTGTTCAAAGTGATGGAAAATCCGGAGGCATCAAACTGACGGCTACATCCGAAGGATTGAAAACGGCAGTGACCGCTATTAAAGCAAAATAA